A genomic segment from Daphnia carinata strain CSIRO-1 chromosome 1, CSIRO_AGI_Dcar_HiC_V3, whole genome shotgun sequence encodes:
- the LOC130691080 gene encoding putative gustatory receptor 28b — translation MTECIFLLAHLSYYIISHYIHLLLLHPESHDELLVISQKETGCGTRQWESNALIFNHLCRASSELNSIFSFPTLFMLASKFISVVSTAYVYVYSFVRPNPVLQDYSMSMPFLFVTDWVRIFIALYAADMPVNQVRLLRERIIALSHSGTQTLTDKINAMSMLMQTDENRVRLSAVGLFNVGMHLIPALTGAAVTYMVILLQS, via the exons ATGACCGAATGCATATTCTTACTGGCGCATCTCAGTTATTACATCATTTCTCATTACATTCATCTGCTTCTTCTACATCCAGAAAGTCATGACGAATTGCTAGTGATTTCTCAGAAAGA GACGGGGTGTGGCACAAGACAATGGGAAAGCAACGCACTGATATTTAATCATCTATGCCGAGCTTCATCAGAACTTAAtagcattttctctttcccaaCCTTATTTATGTTGGCATCGAAATTCATCTCAGTTGTCAGCACAGCCTATGTCTACGTTTACAGTTTCGTTCGTCCAAATCCCGTATTGCAAGACTACAGCATGTCAATGCCATTCCTTTTTGTCACTGATTGGGTGCGAATTTTCATCGCCCTTTACGCCGCGGACATGCCCGTCAATCAG GTTCGTCTACTTCGCGAACGCATCATTGCACTGTCGCATTCTGGAACGCAAACGTTGACCGACAAAATTAAT GCAATGTCAATGCTGATGCAAACTGATGAAAATCGTGTACGTTTGTCTGCTGTTGGACTCTTCAACGTTGGCATGCATTTAATTCCGGCC TTAACAGGAGCTGCAGTGACCTACATGGTCATCCTTCTTCAAAGTTAA